The following are encoded together in the Anopheles nili chromosome 3, idAnoNiliSN_F5_01, whole genome shotgun sequence genome:
- the LOC128725948 gene encoding mitochondrial inner membrane protease ATP23 homolog, whose amino-acid sequence MTSKTTDKDSPNPTEPRSPPIPNAVIDRSNGEEKQWGYDLYPERRGEKFKPSWGRVLLGMEGTEQLDKIKCERNVYACVKKSPMVKLMMGALKSSGCEIDIRRHIACEVCDASVSGGYDPVLNQVVVCQNIARNEGIVQGVLTHEMIHMFDYCNNDLDFKNIDHLACTEIRAANLTHCSFLSACTQGDASPFKIKQAHADCVKTKALNSVLAVRKVTPEEAIAAVERVFPKCYNDLEPIGRRIRRNSKDMYKAYMEGPMYGYDVD is encoded by the exons ATGACTTCCAAAACGACCGATAAGGATTCACCCAATCCAACGGAGCCTCGATCTCCGCCAATCCCAAATGCTGTGATCGATAGAAGCAATGGGGAAGAGAAGCAGTGGGGCTACGATCTCTACCCGGAACGGCGCGGCGAAAAGTTCAAGCCTAGCTGGGGCCGTGTGCTGCTCGGTATGGAGGGCACAGAACAGTTGGACAAAATTAAATGCGAGCGAAACGTTTATGCATGCGTGAAGAAAAGCCCGATGGTGAAGCTGATGATGGGCGCGCTTAAAAGTTCCGGATG CGAAATCGATATCCGCCGTCACATAGCATGTGAAGTGTGCGACGCGTCCGTCAGCGGAGGATACGATCCCGTACTGAATCAGGTCGTAGTTTGCCAGAACATTGCCCGCAACGAGGGCATCGTACAGGGAGTGTTAACACACGAGATGATCCACATGTTCGACTACTGTAACAACGACTTGGATTTCAAAAATATCGATCACCTGGCATGCACGGAAATCCGGGCGGCCAATTTAACCCACTGTTCTTTTTTGAGCGCGTGCACGCAGGGCGACGCATCGCCGTTTAAAATCAAACAGGCACACGCG GATTGTGTCAAAACCAAAGCTCTAAACTCTGTCCTGGCCGTTCGGAAGGTGACTCCCGAAGAGGCCATCGCCGCCGTGGAGCGTGTATTTCCCAAATGCTATAACGATCTGGAACCGATCGGTCGCCGGATACGTCGAAATTCCAAAGACATGTATAAAGCGTATATGGAAGGACCGATGTACGGGTACGATGTGGACTAG